The genomic DNA GCAtccataatatttattaaaaaaagcaatataataagtaaaaataaccaaaatgagTAGTAGTATAAACGATTAGTGAAGATGCAAACAGAAAGGAAAAGGACATTGCAAAAGAAGGAATATTTATTTCAAGCCAGAAAAAGAGACTTTTATGCTcttctttttagcttttttcAGTGCCAGTGGTTGGATTCTTTTCTTTAATCCGAAAATGAAAGTGAAAGATGCTctgctttctttctttggttttcaTATTCCAATTTTCTCATCACTTATCTTAAATAAGTTTGACCCATTTACACTTAATACCAAAAACGTACAAGCTGAAACATCATGCTCTTCTGACATGCACTTACCACAATTTGGAGTTGAGAGTATTTATCTCTTGGGATCATGGGCAAAAACGTAATTGCGATTTCAGATAGATCACGTAGATATTAATCTAAAAGGTTTATATATGTTGCAACTTCATAACACAATGGAGAGAAATATCTACAAGtccaaaaatatttctctttgtGATACAagtataaatatactatatctACTCTTAGTACGAAACAACAAAATATCTACACAGCGTTCCCTTCTTCCACAAGGTAACAATTAGCTAAACTCAACTCTCTCAGTTCATGAATGTATGACTATAGATTATTGTTGCATGCTCTCCCTGAAGTTCATAACTCTAGACATCGCTGCAGGGTTTGCTTGTAGACTGTAAGAAGTTTGAGGGACGACCAAGCTTCTTCTGTTGCTGTTACCCTTTGTGTCAAATCCATTGAACAAGCTGAACCCTTGCGTTTTTTTCTCCGGTTTTGTTGGTAACTTAGACCACACTGCGCTCTTAGTAGCTTGACCATTAATTCTAAGTGATTCTGAAACCAATCTTGCTCTTGTAGTAGAAGTTGTTGTAGTATTATTGATTCCTCCCTCAGTTTGATGATCCCTTGACCGTTTTCCTAAACATGGTGAAGTCTCTGAGGTAGGACATATGGGAACCGTACAGCCCCAATAGAAAGGGATAGGGTAGAAATTAGCATTAGGACCCGTTGGACTCCATTGGTAAGGCCAAGGAGAAGTATTATTAGGTGACATTACTTGCGGTGGAAGAAACAACCCTTGgtagttttggttttcttgagaAACTGAATGATCAGCACTTTTCTTCGCGGTGTCTCCTGACTGATGCTTACCAGTCTCCGTAACCGAAGATTCCGAAGAACCGAAACTAAGGATCGTTCCCGAGTGATTGTTATCACAATCCTCAGAAGTGACTTGCAAGTAATGGTTTGAAGAAGGCCATCCTTTGTTCTTGCGACGACCTGAGCCGACGGGAACGCTCCTCATGGATCCACCAGCTGTCCAATATCTCTGACAGTTCCTGCAGAAGTAACGTGGCTGATTCACgttgtagttgttgtagtaaCAGAACTTGGTGTTTGCGCTTTCGCATCTCGGACATGGAAGAAGCTTGTCCGGTTTCTTGAGAGCCGTTGATTTCTCTCCTGACGTagtacttgttgttgttgtcgtgaTCTCGCTCTGTTGATCACAGTTGGTCTTAGAGCTTATTGGTGATGATGAGATCTCAGATACTGCTTTTAACGGTTTGTTTAGATCGGATAGTATGTAAGGATCTTTGAATCTGTtattctctttctcatttttatcaGCCAGAACCTGAAATTGTTTTGTAGAATTTTGATTAGAAATAGCAAAGAGCCATTTTACGGATATAAATAGTCTAGCCAATAACCaatatttagtgtttttagTAATAATAGCTAACAAGGTGAGAAAGATGTTGAATCTGGTATCTAGTGTTCataattcaactaaaaaatCAGAATCTATgcaatagttttttaaaaaagtgggATTATCATAATACTAAAtgaaaaaatggaaacaaaaattaaactcatAAGAAAGAGcataaaacagagagataaaCAAGAAAGTCTCAAAAAAATTACGACAActcaaatcccaaaaaaaaaaaaaaaaaaaaaaattcagatcgAGATCGACCAAATACTAGATTCCAACAATTCAGAAATGGGTCTCCCTCAGaatcttaaataaaattgaCCCACCATAGAATCTATCAAGAAGTTCGATGATAGGTGATTAACCAACACAACAtaagggaaagaagaaaaaaaaaaggattctcATGACATACCTTGTTTGGTCCAATCGTTGGAGAacaagaagacgacgaagaagaagaagaaccctccTTGCTTTGATCGGAAGAAACATCGTGAAAAGGGGACACCGACGACGGATCACAATGATTCACAGCCAGGAAAGATGTGATTGTCCTCCCAAACAATTTTATCTCCGTATCTCTAGTTTTAGACATAACTAAATTATGATGGAAACTTCTAGCTAGGTATATGAAGGTTTAAATCgttttattctttctttaaaGATCGGAGCATGGAGAGAAAACAAGGGGCTTGGGGTTGGGTATTAATGACGATAGATAGTGCATAAAAGAAGAANCTATgcaatagttttttaaaaaagtgggATTATCATAATACTAAAtgaaaaaatggaaacaaaaattaaactcatAAGAAAGAGcataaaacagagagataaaCAAGAAAGTCTCAAAAAAATTACGACAACTCAAAtcccaaagaacaaaaaaaaaaaaaaaaattcagatcgAGATCGACCAAATACTAGATTCCAACAATTCAGAAATGGGTCTCCCTCAGaatcttaaataaaattgaCCCACCATAGAATCTATCAAGAAGTTCGATGATAGGTGATTAACCAACACAACAtaagggaaagaagaaaaaaaaaaggattctcATGACATACCTTGTTTGGTCCAATCGTTGGAGAacaagaagacgacgaagaagaagaagaaccctccTTGCTTTGATCGGAAGAAACATCGTGAAAAGGGGACACCGACGACGGATCACAATGATTCACAGCCAGGAAAGATGTGATTGTCCTCCCAAACAATTTTATCTCCGTATCTCTAGTTTTAGACATAACTAAATTATGATGGAAACTTCTAGCTAGGTATATGAAGGTTTAAATCgttttattctttctttaaaGATCGGAGCATGGAGAGAAAACAAGGGGCTTGGGGTTGGGTATTAATGACGATAGATAGTgcataaaagaagaagaaagaagatagatagagagaaagagaaaattacAAGTCAgcatagagagaaagagagagagagacttgtgAAAATGTGAGAGCCACATGTTTTATTAAGGAAGTGGGCATTTTGAGATCTTTTTCACGCTCTTTTCGATTCCCTCTTCTAGTGGCGTTCTAAAAGATTTTCTCACCTTTCTCTTTGTTGCCACATCGGATATTAAAAGGAATATttagagaggaaaaaaaaaacacttggtTCGTAGTGTCCTCTGGTTTATTACAAAAAGCGtgtttataagaaagaaaatattattatctagTTACTTACTGCTTGTTCAAAATTGTGTTAACGTAACGTACCCAAAAcggatgataaaaaaaaagtcagatgTACGTAACATGAAAGTCatactaataaacaaaaacatttgagGAAAAGAAGGGTTTTCAAGTTCTGTTCATATTACCAATCGAAACTTCTTGTTACATTACTTTCGTTGACGTATGTATTTAATATCTTCCTTAACTattaacataaaattttgaaacacTAACTTCATAGTATAATAGTTCAACGGTTGAAAGATTTAACATAGAGTTAAGAAACAAGTGTTCGAATTTCTCTGGTTGcgatttttttaatcatggtAAAAGTTACTAATCGGGTGTTAGTTAATACAGAATTAGGTATCTATCTATgtccactctctctctctctctctctcgctcgacAGAAATAGGTAACAAAATACAtatcttacaagttacaacaagtAATCCGAGAAGGCATAAACTGTCAATGCCAGGTTGTGTAACCACGTGGCACATGACCCACTTCGTCTCCGAAACATCCTACATAAAAAGCCCACGTCAGCTGTAATAAAAGCACGTGTGGATTGGTCCATCAGGACTCTTAAAAAAGTTCATCTGCCAGGATCTAGCTGTTCGTCACGCATGTGACCAATGCGTATTCGACACGTGGATTAAGGGAACATATTTATATTCTCTTGTAGGGTTATTCATATATAGTAGCGTGAGCGTATCCAAATCCAAACATACCTAGCTAGCATCGTTCGTTGTGTTCTTTAGTTAATGATGGGAAAGAAAGTAATcaaaaagaattagaaaaaaaagtttgtggTGGTAAGAGAGGCTATGTTCTGGTAGTGTCTGACACGTGGCATTTCCAGGTATGAGATAAGGCTGGACCATATCTTTTTCTCTTATCCCATTAAGTCTTTTCCgatcgtgtttttttttttcttttctctttttcttattataacATTTGTTTTCGTATTTTGCAATTATAATCCTACTTACTACTTACTGTCCACTATATTCGCATTGTTGCTGTGACTAAGGTTGACATAATGAAAGCCTAAAATCATTTTATGAATGCCAAGGTTCAATGTTCCTATTGTGAAAAAAGAGTATGTACTATACcactttatttttaaacattaaatgatattttagaaACTATAAAACCTATGACGTCTGAGTGACGaaaatattttggaaattatCATATACTACATACTTCATTATCATATAActatcataattatatatatatatatatattttttttttctcaacatcaaTTTTTCATTAACCAAAATGATACAACCAAAGCAAAAGTACATAACATTCACCTTTATATACttggaccaaatgcaatgtTTGATCAAGTACAACTCTGAATCACTAGGCGGATCCAACGCTACCTAACCGAGaaacattgcattttttaatcacaatgagatagataacacaccacgactcagagtgaaatcatctcttaaaccacctaaaatGACCTAATGACACGAAAATAAATACTAACACAGAGAAAACCAAATCCAATACTAGAGGACAAAGCAAATCCAAGCTATGAGAACCTCATGATCATCGTGTAGAACTTGTCCCAATAGCATCAACACCCAGAGGCGCATCATCAAAAAAGCTTGGAATCTCCGGCTTTCAATGTTCCGGTCCTAAACCTAAAATGGATAATACATCCGACTGACCCGACCAAGAGACACGAAACACCACCAGCAAGAGCTAAAGCTTTTCCAAACTAATCACACAAAACCAGAATGCCAATCATCTCAAGATAAGGGATTGAAGCACAAATTAGCATATCATTACCTCACGGTGCATAATTGGAATGGCCACATCGCAGATGCCTTATTGTCTCGCTTCTTAGCCGGAATGACACCAGAAATTGAGGAAGCTCTCAAGAAAGCGTCAGCTTTGAGGATGTCCGCAAATCTCGGCCACCGGCACACCTGAAGCCTCCCCAATAACCGGTAGACTCTAAACAACCCGACTCAACCATACACCACTGATCTACTAGCATCTCCGGCAGAAGGGTAGAGGAGACCGGAGGTCGCGATCCAAAACTCAAATCCGACTCCCCTAAGCTGCAAGGAAGGTTGCCCGGAGCAGCTTCGAACCACCACCAGTCTTCGGAGAGGAAGGCGAGCCAAGATCTTGTCGTCCGCCACACCGTCACGACGCAACGGTTGGGCTGCTTCTTAGTACGCCGGGGAGGAGGAGAGCGGGTCACCTACTACTACGACTGGAACGATAAGCAAAAGAAGGAGCAGAGCCCTCTCACACCGCCGGCGAAAGCCTTGGGCGGCGGAGAGGCAAACTAAAACAAGCGGCGACGGCTAGGGTTTAGGGAAACTCGGGAAAGAAAATTTGCTGCGTCGCAAAATCGACTTTGCCTActatcataattatattttggaagTGTAATCGAGTGCATGTAGGTAAATGTTTTGGAAGTGTAATCGATTGCATgtagtaaataataattatcatataaatCTTAAAATCTCTATTAATTGTTTGCTAAAACCGTGTTCCTTTACAATTTTACAAACGAGGAATTGTGGACTCTAAAACCTTTGTTAACTAATGGGATAAAACTTGGGCATCATCATCTATAACGATCTAGTTCATAGGCCCGTCAAACTAATGCCTAATGGGATAAATAAacctttttaaagttttttgttattgatCATATAGGCCCATTAAAGGATGTACAGCTAAAACGACACCGTCTAGAAAGGAatcctctttttaattatttgattgcCTCAAGTAATCCTACTACGATATCACTACGGAGGTCAATCAgttctaaaattttgaaaagtattTGAGCGAGTTAATCCTCCTAAGTCCTAAAACGCAAGTCCTaatcaacatattttttttcggTTGGATGATATAAAACTCTGCCataaagtatataatatatatatttttaaagctCTAAAATGAATTTTGTTGTAAATGGAAAATTTATTATGACCTACACATAACATGTCAATTAATCTCAAAGCAATAcattattgtttccaaaatatTATTGACCTAAACTTTTATTGAATTACTACTGTCTTCAAGTGACACATGAATGATGTCACGTTTGTTCAACAATGGATTTACGAATTTTacaaatgttttagttttaattataaGATGTTCTTTTTGCGCATATGGATCTGTGCAATACAAGCACATTCGATTGAATTGGGTCCCTTAAAGCTAAAAAGGAGAATAATAATCGATGAAGCATCTCTCTTTCAGACTGCTTTCGATCCATTTTCAACATTATTCAAGAatctccttttgttttcttcttcttttttttttttttNNNNNNNNNNNNNNNNNNNNNNNNNNNNNNNNNNNNNNNNNNNNNNNNNNNNNNNNNNNNNNNNNNNNNNNNNNNNNNNNNNNNNNNNNNNNNNNNNNNNNNNNNNNNNNNNNNNNNNNNNNNNNNNNNNNNNNNNNNNNNNNNNNNNNNNNNNNNNNNNNNNNNNNNNNNNNNNNNNNNNNNNNNNNNNNNNNNNNNNNNNNNNNNNNNNNNNNNNNNNNNNNNNNNNNNNNNNNNNNNNNNNNNNNNNNNNNNNNNNNNNNNNNNNNNNNNNNNNNNNNNNNNNNNNNNNNNNNNNNNNNNNNNNNNNNNNNNNNNNNNNNNNNNNNNNNNNNNNNNNNNNNNNNNNNNNNNNNNNNNNNNNNNNNNNNNNNNNNNNNNNNNNNNNNNNNNNNNNNNNNNNNNNNNNNNNNNNNNNNNNNNNNNNNNNNNNNNNNNNNNNNNNNNNNNNNNNNNNNNNNNNNNNNNNNNNNtttttttttttataattttcatctaaCTATGGTTTATTCATTTTATCTCATGACTTCATTACAATGGATGCAAAAGATACGTTAGATTAATCTAAagggttatttatttataataaagcacttttttttgggtataaatcctggtaaagaagaagacagtGAAGTCTACTATAGAAGTTAACATAAGGAGAACATAACATAGGATGATTACTTATTCTGTATATAGTATAGTTTCAGTGgtagatatattttaatcatattcaTCCAAAACCATCTCAGCAAACTCTTATTATAGAATCATAGACAATGGAAATGATATTTCTGTGTGTGTCATTCAATGGTACTTTACATAGTTTTTATAGAATACGATGGGATCTTATAATATCTAATTACAATTAATGTAATATCACAATCATATCTCAATCACAATAGTATCAATTAACCTTGACCAGATCTTTATTAACTTGTTGCATAAGTTGCAGAGTTGAATCCGTAATACCCtccctcaagttggagcatgcTGTTTGCAAATGTCCAACTTGAACTTGATCATGTCCTCATCTTCATATCCCCGTTTCGGTATTCATCAAGGTGTTATACTCCACCGTTGAGTCTCTCGGTTTTTCTTGTCGTAATCTGTTTCGTCGATGTCACAACACAAGAGTTGTGTGTGACACAAGGATTCCTTCAAATCCTTCAGGTCGTGTTCTGGTTTGTCAGGTTTGTCGGGTTTGTCAGGTTCGTCGGGTTCGTTGGGTTCGTCGGGTTCGTCGGGTTCGTCGGTTTCTAACAGAACGTAAGATGGCAAAAACTTCTTCATGTTCATCTTCTAGCTTTGCACTGTCACATATATCTTTTCATCATCGGATCTAGGCACCGTCTTCATCGTTGTCATCTTTATCACCGTCGTCTTTGACGATCGTCATAATCGATCCACAAGGATCgacctgctctgataccatacaGAATCGTAGACAATGGAAATGATATTTCTGTGTGTGTCATTCAATGGTACTTTACATAGCTTTTATAGAATACGATGGGATCTTATAATATCTAATTACAATTAATGTAATATCACAATCATATCTCAATCACAATAGTATCAATTAACCTTGACCAGATCTTTATTAACTTGTTGCATAAGTTGGAGAGTTGAATCCGTAATACTTATCGTACAAGATAATTGCATCTGAGTACTACTATATGTTTCGGTAATTCTCGGCTATAATTCTTTAAACATATGAAATTAGGATTAGCATGAGGCTCTATATTTTCTATCCAAAAACTAAATTTCGATGGTATGATGGATATTGTCACTATCATTCTTAAACGGCCATGTAGCTCTTGATTCTTATGTATAGATCACGTAACGCTTCATCATGTGGTATGATGTATGAAAAGCTTGATTCGAATTGCATCATTTCTAAAGTCTAAAGATAATGGTTTTCAACAAGTTATTAGAGAATATGTtgtcgctttttttttttcatttggaaGAAAGTATATTAAATATGTGATTAAAGAGAAAATTCTATGATCATTATCCTCTCTTGGCTTTGGTGATTTTCTTTGCTTGTTTTTCAAACATTCGGGCCACACATATGATCGAACATATATGTTNGGTCGTGTTCTGGTTTGTCAGGTTTGTCGGGTTTGTCAGGTTCGTCGGGTTCGTTGGGTTCGTCGGGTTCGTCGGGTTCGTCGGTTTCTAACAGAACGTAAGATGGCAAAAACTTCTTCATGTTCATCTTCTAGCTTTGCACTGTCACATATATCTTTTCATCATCGGATCTAGGCACCGTCTTCATCGTTGTCATCTTTATCACCGTCGTCTTTGACGATCGTCATAATCGATCCACAAGGATCgacctgctctgataccatacaGAATCGTAGACAATGGAAATGATATTTCTGTGTGTGTCATTCAATGGTACTTTACATAGCTTTTATAGAATACGATGGGATCTTATAATATCTAATTACAATTAATGTAATATCACAATCATATCTCAATCACAATAGTATCAATTAACCTTGACCAGATCTTTATTAACTTGTTGCATAAGTTGGAGAGTTGAATCCGTAATACTTATCGTACAAGATAATTGCATCTGAGTACTACTATATGTTTCGGTAATTCTCGGCTATAATTCTTTAAACATATGAAATTAGGATTAGCATGAGGCTCTATATTTTCTATCCAAAAACTAAATTTCGATGGTATGATGGATATTGTCACTATCATTCTTAAACGGCCATGTAGCTCTTGATTCTTATGTATAGATCACGTAACGCTTCATCATGTGGTATGATGTATGAAAAGCTTGATTCGAATTGCATCATTTCTAAAGTCTAAAGATAATGGTTTTCAACAAGTTATTAGAGAATATGTtgtcgctttttttttttcatttggaaGAAAGTATATTAAATATGTGATTAAAGAGAAAATTCTATGATCATTATCCTCTCTTGGCTTTGGTGATTTTCTTTGCTTGTTTTTCAAACATTCGGGCCACACATATGATcgaacatatatgtttatatatctctctctctcattcatatgcatatttatgcatgcatgtgtgtgtgtgtgtgtgtgaagtTGGATTGAATGATTAAAATATTCCTTTCTTTAAGAAATGAACAAATGAAAGGTGTCCACTAAACAGAAACTCGTAGTAGGAGAAGATGCTTCTCCACGACATCAAGCTACCACATTGGGTCCCCCTANTATCACCGTCGTCTTTGACGATCGTCATAATCGATCCACAAGGATCgacctgctctgataccatacaGAATCGTAGACAATGGAAATGATATTTCTGTGTGTGTCATTCAATGGTACTTTACATAGCTTTTATAGAATACGATGGGATCTTATAATATCTAATTACAATTAATGTAATATCACAATCATATCTCAATCACAATAGTATCAATTAACCTTGACCAGATCTTTATTAACTTGTTGCATAAGTTGGAGAGTTGAATCCGTAATACTTATCGTACAAGATAATTGCATCTGAGTACTACTATATGTTTCGGTAATTCTCGGCTATAATTCTTTAAACATATGAAATTAGGATTAGCATGAGGCTCTATATTTTCTATCCAAAAACTAAATTTCGATGGTATGATGGATATTGTCACTATCATTCTTAAACGGCCATGTAGCTCTTGATTCTTATGTATAGATCACGTAACGCTTCATCATGTGGTATGATGTATGAAAAGCTTGATTCGAATTGCATCATTTCTAAAGTCTAAAGATAATGGTTTTCAACAAGTTATTAGAGAATATGTtgtcgctttttttttttcatttggaaGAAAGTATATTAAATATGTGATTAAAGAGAAAATTCTATGATCATTATCCTCTCTTGGCTTTGGTGATTTTCTTTGCTTGTTTTTCAAACATTCGGGCCACACATATGATcgaacatatatgtttatatatctctctctctcattcatatgcatatttatgcatgcatgtgtgtgtgtgtgtgtgtgaagtTGGATTGAATGATTAAAATATTCCTTTCTTTAAGAAATGAACAAATGAAAGGTGTCCACTAAACAGAAACTCGTAGTAGGAGAAGATGCTTCTCCACGACATCAAGCTACCACATTGGGTCCCCCTATTTCTCTCTTagtttttctccttctttataTCTAAAAAGAAATCAGAATCTTACGATTTTTATGCCCTCCTCATAGGCCATATATATCATAACAAATCTTATTTTCATTGTTGCGAATGAATATATATTCCCTTACATAGGAGTAGTATGTTAATCTAACTATgtgatatttttcaaaaatatattatcaagTTCAAACTAGTATAttcttttagtaaaaaaaaatgaagacatGATCAAAAAAGTTATTGCGTAAATAGATTATACATTGTTGTACACACTGATAAGCAATTAAACAATGTATGCATGattcagaaagaaaagaaggattAAGAGAATAATCATTGGATTTCGATTCTAAAGACCAAAGCCCAAAAATTTAAAGCTCT from Camelina sativa cultivar DH55 chromosome 7, Cs, whole genome shotgun sequence includes the following:
- the LOC104701592 gene encoding cyclic dof factor 5-like, coding for MSKTRDTEIKLFGRTITSFLAVNHCDPSSVSPFHDVSSDQSKEGSSSSSSSSCSPTIGPNKVLADKNEKENNRFKDPYILSDLNKPLKAVSEISSSPISSKTNCDQQSEITTTTTSTTSGEKSTALKKPDKLLPCPRCESANTKFCYYNNYNVNQPRYFCRNCQRYWTAGGSMRSVPVGSGRRKNKGWPSSNHYLQVTSEDCDNNHSGTILSFGSSESSVTETGKHQSGDTAKKSADHSVSQENQNYQGLFLPPQVMSPNNTSPWPYQWSPTGPNANFYPIPFYWGCTVPICPTSETSPCLGKRSRDHQTEGGINNTTTTSTTRARLVSESLRINGQATKSAVWSKLPTKPEKKTQGFSLFNGFDTKGNSNRRSLVVPQTSYSLQANPAAMSRVMNFRESMQQ